One part of the Amphiura filiformis chromosome 5, Afil_fr2py, whole genome shotgun sequence genome encodes these proteins:
- the LOC140152111 gene encoding LOW QUALITY PROTEIN: uncharacterized protein (The sequence of the model RefSeq protein was modified relative to this genomic sequence to represent the inferred CDS: deleted 1 base in 1 codon) — MRGNLSTPKPVLSGVPQGTAFGPLLFLLFINDLPDNIQNNVRLFADDCLVYSNISSEEDMDSLQDDLKQLEKWQSTWKMSFNPTKCSIMEISHKKQPPHRDYIFCGQKLQVPNSHPYLGVQLDDKLNWAEQVDNTVKKANRTMGMIRRNLWFCPKEVKTTAYITLVRPKLEYASCAWDPYKAGQIKKIEGVQRKAARFCMRNYKREASVTKMIAELGWETLEQRRESARLNMLHKIQDNLVGINKERYIKPSQITATRTRKQKAEVPFARKDVFKYSFFPRTLKKWNSMGEDTVNLKQNDDTVNLKQNDDTVNFQQNGDTVDFKQKDTVDFKQKDTVDFKQKDTVDFKQKDTVDFKQKDTVDFKQKDTVDFKQKDTVDFKQKDTVDFKQKDTVVFKQNDTVDSRQEDTVDFKQKDTVDFKQKDTIDIKDLASQK, encoded by the exons ATGCGAGGAAATTTGTCAACTCCGAAACCAGTCCTGTCAGGGGTACCGCAGGGGACAGCTTTCGGCCCGCTGCTCTTTCTTCTGTTCATAAATGATCTCCCagataatatacaaaataatgtcCGTCTCTTCGCTGACGACTGTTTGGTGTACTCAAATATCTCCTCAGAGGAAGACATGGATTCCTTGCAAGATGACCTTAAACAGCTTGAGAAATGGCAGTCAACATGGAAGATGAGTTTCAATCCCACCAAGTGTTCCATTATGGAGATATCGCATAAAAAGCAACCTCCACACAGAGACTACATCTTCTGTGGCCAAAAACTCCAGGTTCCTAACTCTCATCCATACTTAGGAGTACAGCTTGATGACAAGCTAAATTGGGCTGAACAAGTAGACAACACAGTGAAAAAGGCAAATCGTACTATGGGCATGATTAGAAGAAATCTGTGGTTCTGCCCAAAGGAGGTAAAGACAACTGCTTATATCACCTTAGTTCGACCCAAACTTGAATATGCAAGCTGTGCATGGGATCCCTACAAAGCGGgacaaatcaagaaaatagaaggGGTTCAGAGAAAAGCAGCTCGCTTCTGCATGAGAAACTACAAGAGGGAAGCAAGCGTCACCAAGATGATAGCGGAGCTTGGTTGGGAAACACTCGAGCAGCGGAGGGAAAGTGCTCGACTAAATATGTTACACAAAATTCAAGACAACTTGGTTGGTATAAACAAGGAG CGATATATTAAGCCTTCGCAAATAACTGCCACTAGGACTAGGAAGCAGAAAGCAGAAGTGCCGTTTGCaagaaaagatgtttttaaatattcattttttcCAAGAACATTGAAGAAATGGAACTCCATGGGAGAAGACACGGTAAACTTAAAGCAGAATGATGACACTGtaaatttaaagcaaaatgatgACACTGTAAACTTCCAGCAAAATGgggacactgtagacttcaaacagaaagacactgtggacttcaagcagaaagacactgtggacttcaagcagaaagacactgtagacttcaagcagaaagacactgtagacttcaagcagaaagacactgtggatttcaagcagaaagacactgtggatttcaagcagaaagacactgtggacttcaagcagaaagacactgtagacttcaagcagaaagacactgtggtttTCAAGCAGAATGACACGGTAGACTCCAGGCAggaagacactgtggacttcaagcagaaagacactgtagatttcaagcagaaagacacc ATAGACATCAAGGACTTAGCCAGCCAGAAATAA
- the LOC140152910 gene encoding uncharacterized protein, with the protein MNIKLCTLTLALFVVAAYCQTEAPEPTEPQEPIESPEPSEPPEPSEPPEASEAPETPEPTEPVLLWNQLPEDKRQRPRGRPGGRQGGNQGGRQGGKQGRRQEPGGRQRPGDRPGGKPDKPGRKPDKPGRKPDKPGRRPDKWPGTAGTNETGTEQTPDQSPGGRQRPNNRPSGRGRPNAGPGVGQQPDQRPEGRGDLIKGQ; encoded by the exons ATGAATATCAAATTATGTACTTTGACTCTGGCGTTATTTGTCG TGGCTGCCTACTGCCAAACAGAAGCACCAGAGCCAACTGAGCCACAGGAACCTATTGAATCACCAGAACCTTCTGAACCACCAGAACCTTCTGAACCACCAGAAGCTTCTGAAGCACCAGAAACTCCTGAACCTACAGAGCCAGTTCTCCTATGGAACCAACTACCAGAAGATAAACGTCAACGACCCAGAGGACGTCCAGGTGGAAGACAGGGAGGAAATCAGGGTGGTAGGCAAGGGGGAAAACAAGGAAGACGACAAGAGCCAGGTGGAAGACAGCGACCTGGTGATCGACCTGGTGGTAAACCTGACAAGCCTGGTCGCAAACCTGACAAGCCTGGTCGCAAACCTGACAAGCCTGGTCGCAGACCTGATAAATGGCCAGGGACTGCAGGAACAAATGAAACTGGGACTGAGCAAACACCAGATCAATCTCCTGGTGGAAGACAGCGTCCCAACAATCGACCAAGTGGAAGAGGGCGACCAAATGCTGGACCAGGAGTAGGCCAACAACCAGATCAAAGACCAGAAGGGAGAGGAGACCTAATCAAAGGCCAGTAG